In the genome of Streptomyces aquilus, the window CCAGCTGATGGCGGCCTTCGAGGCCGTGGAGGAGTGGATCGCCGGGCAGGGCCTGGAACAGGCGGGGCCCTGCCGGGAGATCTACTTCGCGGACTGGGACGCGGCGGGGCCCGAGGACCCCGTCTGCGACGTCGCGTTCCCGGTCAAGTAGGCAGGTGGGAAGACGGGCAGGCAGCCCTACTTCAGCTCGTCGGGGCAGGGCGTCCCGCGCGGCAGCTGATAGGGCGCCGCCAGCCGGTACGTCCCCGCCCTCGGCGCGATCAGCTCCGTCCACTTGTCGCCCTGGGCGTCCTCCTCGGTCTCCAGCAGGCAGCCGTTGACGTTGTCGTACGTCTTCGGCTCCCCGTCGGCCCGGTCCTTGGACGCCTCCGTCTCCTGCGGCGGCTTGAGGCTCTTGCCGTCGGCGTCGACGATGCTCAGCCACGGCGAGTACGGGATGCGGATGAGGATCCGGCCGGCCTTCTTCACCTGGAGGGTCATCTCGCCCTGCTCGGCGCGGTCCACGACCGCGTCGGGCTCGGCGAGCGGCGTCGGGTCGGTCACCTGGAACAGCTGCCAGTTGGCGTCGCCCCAGACCTGCTTCAGATACGGCATCCCCCGCTGGACGAGGTCCCGCTCCCGCTTCGCCCCGTCCCCGTCCGGCTCGTCCTTGGAGACGACCACGAAGTGCACGGCCCAGCGCTTGACCCACTCGTGGTAGTTCGCGGAGTTCAGGGTGTCGTCGTAGAAGAGCGGGTTGCGCTCCATGTCGGCCTGGCGGTTCCAGCCGCGGGCGAGGTTGACGTACGGGGCGAGCGCGGACGCCTCCCGGTGGGAGCGGGCCGGCACGACCTCGACGCGGCCCTTCTCCGCGCCGACCTCCTGGAGCTCGTTGACGAGCGGGGCCAGCTCGCGGGCCCAGGAGGCGGCCGGGGTGGTGTTGAGGACGTCGTCGACGGACTTGAAGCCGACCCAGCCGCCGAATCCGGCGATGGCCACCACGATCGCGTACCACTTGCGGCTGCGCGGCACCGTGAACGGCAGCGCCGCCACCAGCACCGTCCCGGCGAACAGCATCGGCAGCCGGGAGATGTTCGACCCGATCTGCGAGCTGATCAGCCAGACCAGGACGACGGCGAGCGCGTACACCGCGGCCGTCAGCCGGACCGTCTTCCACCCCTTGGGGACCACGAAGTAGACGATGGCGCCGTACAGGAACGGCAGGATCACCGAACCGAAGATCATCGGCTGGGTGCCGGAGAACGGGAACAGCCACGCCGACACCGCGACCACCACGGTCGGCGCGATGCCCAGCGCCCAGGCGCCGGGCCGCCGCTTCTGGAGGAACAGCGCGACCGCGACCAGCCCCACGAACAGACCCGCGACCGGCGAGGCCATCGTGGCGAGCGCGGCCAGCGGGGCGGCGCACAGCGCCTTCGCCCACCGCTTGAAGCGCCAGCGGTACGGCCAGCAGAACACGACCGCGACCGCGCCGAGCGCGAACATCGTGCCGAGACCGAAGGTCACGCGCCCGGAGACGGCGTTGCAGAAGAAGGCGACGACACCGGCGAGCGAGGCCCACAGCGGGTTCTTCACGGACCGGCTGCGCAGCAGGATCAGCGTGAGCAGCCCGGCCGAGACGGTGCCGGCAATCATCATCGTCGTACGGACACCGAGGACGGACATCAGATACGGCGAGACGACGCTGTACGACACCGGGTGCATGCCGCCGTACCAGGCGAGGTTGTACGCCGAGTCCGGGTGCCGGCCGACGAACTCCGCCCAGGCGTCCTGGGCGGCGAGGTCGCCGCCGCTGTTGGCGAACACGAAGAACCACATGATGTGGAGCCCGCCGGACAGGGCGGTGAAGGAGAGCACGGGGTGCCGCAGGATCCGCTCACGCAGAGCGAGGAAGGCGGTGAGGAAGCGGGAGGGCACCGGGGACGCCTCAGGGGTGGCGGCGACCGGGGTGTCGGTGCTGCTCACGGCACTCTCGGTACTCTCGGTGTTCTTGGCGCCCTCGGTGCTCTTGGCGCTGTCTCTGCTCTTGGCGCTCTCTGTGCGCGGTGCGGGCACGCGTATTCGCGGGCTCATGTCCGAGCCCGGATCGGCGTCGTCTGCGCGTGTCGGCTCCGCAGTGGCCACCTGAAGGCAACTCCCCGTGTCCCGTCTTCTTTTCCCGGCCGTGTGATGTTCCGGCCTCGTTCACGGTCGCGTTGTGCGCGACCGGCGACCTGCCCCGATTCGTGACGCTAGCACGCAGCCCGCCGCCGGGCCCCCGGGCGGGGGCGTCGGCGGCGGGACGCGGGGCGGTTCCTCGGCCCTCGCTCGGCCCTCGCTCGGCCTTCGATCGGCCTTCGATCAGCCGAGGCGGGTCAGCTTGTCCGTGAAGCCCGGTTCGACCAGGTCCTTCTGGAGGGCGACCGGCACCGAGACGGCACCCGTCGAGGCGTCACCCACCGTGAGCGAGCCGACCTTGGTGCCGGCCTTCGCGGTGTGCGGTACGTCGTCGGCGGCGAACGTCAGCTTCACGGTGAGGCCCGACCAGCCGACGGCCTTGACGTCCTTGGTGGCGACGACGGGCGTCTTGCCGCCGAGGCCGTCGTCGACGTACCCGACGACGTCGCCCTTCTTCAGGATCGTCGCCGACTTCAGGCTGTCCTGCGCGGCCTGGATCAGCTTGTCGCCCGCGGACAGGGCGCCCTGGAGAATCGTGTTGTCGTAGCCGCCCTCGGGCTGGCGCAGGACCGCGCCGAAGATGGTGCGGGTCTCGCCGCCGATCTCCTTCGTCGCCGCGAAGACCAGGTTGCCGCGGGCGGAGGTGGTGGTGCCGGTCTTGATGCCGATCACGCCGTTCTTGCCGACCAGCTGGTTCCAGTTGGGCTGCCGGGCGCCCTTGTAGTCGTAGTACTCCATCATCGACGCGACAGCGCGGAAGGCGGGTTCCTTCATCGCCGTCTTGGCGAGCTTCACCTGGTCCACGGCCGTGGAGACGGTCGTGTCGTGCAGGCCCGAGGGATCGGTGTACGTCGTGTTCGTCATGCCGAGGTCCTTGGCGGCGGCGTTCATCTTCGCTACGAACGCCTTCTCGGAGCCGGCGTCCCAGCGGGCGACCAGGCGGGCGACGTTGTTCGCGGACGCGATCAGGATGCCCTGGAGCGCCTCGCGCTCGGAGATCTCGTCACCGGCCTTCACCTTCACGGTCGACTCGCCCTCCGCGGACGCCTGGTCCTCGGCGGCCTGGTCGACCTTGATCATCGGACCCTTGGCGTCACCCTTCAGGGGGTGGTCACGCAGGATGAGGTACGCCGTCATGACCTTGGCGACACTCGCGATCGGCACGGGCTTCTGCTCCCCGGAGGAACCGAAGGAACCGATGCCCTGCACCTCCAGCGCGGCCTGCCCCTGGGCCGGCCACGGGACGTCGGCCTTGCCGCCGTCGAAGGAGTACGTCTCCTCGGCGGTGAGCTGGAGGGTGGGGGTGGGCAGCGGGCGTACGGACTGTACGACCGCAAAGACGACCGCGAGGAGGAGGACGAGGGGCGTCCAGATCTTCACGCGGCGGACGGTGGTGCGGAGGGGGGTCTCCGGGGGCGGGGGCGTGTTGGTGAGCTCGGCCAGGAGGTCCAGCGGCGGCTTCGGCGGAAGCGGCTGCTGGGTGGTGCGCTCGGGGCCGACCTGGGGGACGGCGGTGGTGACGTCGGGCTTGAGCGCGACGAACTTGCTGGTGGCGCGGTCGACGGCGGGGCGGGGCAGCTTGAGCATGGTGGTGGGCTGATCAACCGACACCTCGGCTCCGCCGCTCTTCCCACCCGTGCGGCTTTCGTCACCGGGTGCGGGTGGCCCTTGCGGGGCCTTCTGGCCGCGGGCGGCTTGAGGCGCGTCGGTGGGGGTGGCGTTGCGGCCACCGGCGCCGGGGGCGCTCCCGCTGCGGGCAGCCTGAGGTGCGTCGTCCGCGGGGGTGGCGTTGCGGCCTGCGATACCGGAGGCGGACGGCCCGTCGGGGGCGCTCCCGCCACGGGCAGCCCGAGGCGCGTCGTCCGCGGGGGCGGTGGCCGTTCCGGCTGTGCCGGTCGCCGGGGTGGAGGCGGCGGCTGCCGTGCCGGTCGCGGCGCGCGGGTCGGCCTTCGGCGCGGCGGGGGCGGGCTTGTCGGCGGGCTCGGCGGCCTCGGGACTGTCGGCGGATGCGGCGGCGCCACGCCCATCACGCGGCGCGTCAGCAGGCTCGGCGGCGCCACGGGCGTCGCGGGGCTCGTCGGCAGGCTCCGCAGTGTCACGGGCATCGCGGGGCTCGTCGGCAGGCGCCGCGGTGCGCTCCGCGTCGCGGGGTTCGTCGCTGGGCTGCGGGGTGTCCTCGGGCTCTGCGGGCTCGTCGCTCAGGTGGGGGGCGTCCTCGGGCTCCTCCGGCGTCTCCGGGTCCTTGGACACCGCTGGGTCCTTGGACACCGCTGGGTCCTTGGACGCCGTCGGCTCGGGCTCGCCGGTGTCCCGCTCGGCGTCGCCAGTCGCGGCTTCGGCCGCCTCAGCGGCCGTCTCAGGCTCCCCAGCGGCCGTCTCGGGCTCCTCGGGGGCCGTCTCAGGCTCCTCGGCGACCGTGGAGGCACCCTCGGGCCCCTCGGCCGCCCTGCGGCTGCCGTCCGCCTCCGCGGCCACGTCCTCGGCGTCCGCCGCGCTGTCGGCATCCGTCTCGGCGACGGCCTTGGTCCCGGCAGCGGCGTCAGCCCCCGCCTCGCCCGCGCCCGCGGCTTCGGTCCCGGCCTTGGCCACGCCGTCAGCCCCGGCCTCGACCTCGGCGTCGGTCTCCGCCTGGGCCCCGCCGTCAGCCTCAGCCCCAGTCTCGCCGTCGCACTCGGCCCTGGCACCGCCGTCAGCCCCAGCCTCGCCCACATCGCCGGCCTTCTCCGGCGTTCCGTCTCCCGAGCGGACCCATGCGGCCACCGCGGCCCGCAGCCGCGCGTCGCCGCCCCCGCCCGAGCCGTCGCCCGAGCCGGCGTCCTTGGGCGTGGCGTCCGAGGCGTCCTCGGGGGTGTCCGCCGCGGAGGTTGCGTCGGTGGCGGCCTCCGCCCTCGCCGCGGACTCCCTGGCCTTCGCCACGTCCCGTACCGAGAACACGCGTGTCGCCGTGTCCACGCCACCGGCGCCGCCGCCGGAGTCCGCACCCGCACCATCGGCTTCCCGGGCCACCGCGAGCCGCGGATCGCGGACCTCGGTCCTGGCCTCGGGAACCGGACCCGCGCTCCCCGACGTCGGTTCTGCCGACGACTCGCGCTGCTTCGACCTGTCGGGGGACTCGCCCGCCACCGATGCCTCCTAAACCGTGAACCCGTGAACCTGGACCCGTGAACCGTGGACCGTGGACCGTGCGTTTCTATCCGATCGCCTGCCCCGGTCACCGGTCCACCGCACTGTCCGAACCGTGTACCAGTGTCCTGTGTGAGGGCTTGGCTCCTGCGGTAGACGAGAACGACATACCTACTGGTTCCACTACAAACAGGTCACGCACCCTCGACAGACCAATGTGAGAGGGGTCACCCTGTCGTACATCCACGCGGGGAGGCATGGATGGGCAGGAGCCGCAGAACACTTCCGGAGGAGCTTCTGCTGCTGGCGTTGGACCCGACCACGGGTACCACCGCACAGCCGCAGTCGCTCGACCTCGGTCTGGCCGGAGCACAGCTAGTAGAGCTGGCGCTGGCCGGACGGATAGCCCCAGACGGGGATCGTATCGCCGTGGTCGTACCACGGCCGACTGGAGATCCGACGCTGGACTGCGCGTTGGAGTTGCTGCGAAGGCGTGGCGCTCCCGTGCGGGCAGTGAACTGGATTGGCGGGCCTCGCCTGGGGCTGCGCCAGACCTACCTCTCGCATCTCGAGCGGTGCGGCATGGTGCATGCCGTCGCCGGTCAGATGTGCGGGGTGTTGCCGACGACTCGCTATCAGGCGACGGACAACGCCATCAGCCGGGAGATCAAGGCCCGGTTGGACTCGGCGATCCGCACCGGCGTTCCGCCGGACCCGCGGACCGCGGCGCTGGCCGCCCTGGCCCACGCGGTCGGCCTCGGCAAGCATCTGTATCCAGGCAACGAGGGCAGGTCCTCGCGGTCCAGGCTGCGGGATCTGATCAGGCACGACCCCATGGGCGGTCTCGTCGCGCACGCGGTGATGGACGTCCAGAACGGTGTGGCGGCACAGCCACGCCGTAGCCCCGCTCCGGCGACCGGCCGTCAGGCCGCACCCGGTGGCAGGGCCGCAGCGGAACCCGCTCGCGGTGTTCCGGTGCAACCGCGCCGCGGTTCCATGGCGCGTGTCGTGGCCCACTGAGCCGCAGTTCCCACGACACCACCGCAGGAACCGAGTCGCACCACACGCACTGCCGGCGCAGCCCCATACCCGGAATCGGGAGCCGCTGGTCCGCGCGGGGCGGCGGAACCGTGTGTCCGGACGACACCACGGTCCCGCCGTCCCGCGCGCTTTTTCTGTGCCCACACCCTCGTCCACACCCTCACAACGGCGCGCGTGTCACCGCCGTTCACCGCGAACCGGCGCCTGTGCAGCGCATATCCACGGTTTCCCAGCGGTAGAAAGCACCTTGGTGGCAGTCTGCTCAACAGCAGATACGCAAAGTGGCAATTTTCGAAGGCACGCAGCCGGAGGTGCACGTTCTCGTGGCGACCAATGTCAATCCCACCGTCAGGCGGCGCCGGCTGGGCCAGGAACTGCGCCGGCTCCGCGAGCTCAAGGGCATGACCGCCGAAGAGGTCGCCGAACGGCTGCTGGTGTCGCAGTCGAAGATCAGCCGCCTGGAGAACGGGCGGCGCAGCATCAGCCAGCGCGACGTCCGCGACCTGTGCGGGGTGTACGAGGTCGAGGACCACCGGATCGTCGACTCCCTCATGCAAATGGCCAAGGACAGCCGCCAGCAAGGGTGGTGGCATTCCTTCGGGGACATCCCGTACTCCGTCTACATCGGGTTGGAGACGGATGCCGCGAGTCTGCGGGTGTACGACCCGCAGGTCGTCCCCGGCCTGTTGCAGACCCGTACCTACGCCGAGTCCCTCATCTCCGGGGCGCTTCCCGAGGCGACGCCGACCGATATCGACAAGCGCGTCCAGGTGCGCCTGCGCCGACAGGAACGTATCTCTGCCGCCGACAACCCGCTGCGTCTGTGGGCGGTTCTCGACGAGGCGACCCTGCGCCGCGAGGTCGGGAACAAGCAGGTGATGATCGAGCAGCTGGAGCATCTGATCGAGATGTCCCAGCTGCCGCACGTGACCGTGCAGTTGATCCCGTTCACGATGGGCGCGCATCCCGGGGTCAGCGGGCAGTACGCGATCCTGGAGTTCCCGGACGCGGCCGACTCCAGCGTGGTCTACATCGAGGGCGTCACCAGCGACCTGTACCTGGAGAAGGCGCAGGACGTGCAGAAGTACAGCGTGATGTACGAGCATTTGCGGGCACAGGCCCTCAACGCGGACCAAAGCCGGGACTTCATCTCGAAGGTGGCCAAAGAGTACGCCCGCTGACCGCACAACGGGCCACTCTGTAAGGCGGGCGCCGAAAGGTACACCTAAGTCGGGCCGTGATGGAAGACCCCACTGGAATATGCCACCCGGGCGGGTGAATACCTTCCCCGTACTCCGATGTTGGCGAGTAGCGTCGATCACGCC includes:
- a CDS encoding GOLPH3/VPS74 family protein; the protein is MGRSRRTLPEELLLLALDPTTGTTAQPQSLDLGLAGAQLVELALAGRIAPDGDRIAVVVPRPTGDPTLDCALELLRRRGAPVRAVNWIGGPRLGLRQTYLSHLERCGMVHAVAGQMCGVLPTTRYQATDNAISREIKARLDSAIRTGVPPDPRTAALAALAHAVGLGKHLYPGNEGRSSRSRLRDLIRHDPMGGLVAHAVMDVQNGVAAQPRRSPAPATGRQAAPGGRAAAEPARGVPVQPRRGSMARVVAH
- a CDS encoding helix-turn-helix domain-containing protein — protein: MATNVNPTVRRRRLGQELRRLRELKGMTAEEVAERLLVSQSKISRLENGRRSISQRDVRDLCGVYEVEDHRIVDSLMQMAKDSRQQGWWHSFGDIPYSVYIGLETDAASLRVYDPQVVPGLLQTRTYAESLISGALPEATPTDIDKRVQVRLRRQERISAADNPLRLWAVLDEATLRREVGNKQVMIEQLEHLIEMSQLPHVTVQLIPFTMGAHPGVSGQYAILEFPDAADSSVVYIEGVTSDLYLEKAQDVQKYSVMYEHLRAQALNADQSRDFISKVAKEYAR
- a CDS encoding DMT family transporter, producing the protein MATAEPTRADDADPGSDMSPRIRVPAPRTESAKSRDSAKSTEGAKNTESTESAVSSTDTPVAATPEASPVPSRFLTAFLALRERILRHPVLSFTALSGGLHIMWFFVFANSGGDLAAQDAWAEFVGRHPDSAYNLAWYGGMHPVSYSVVSPYLMSVLGVRTTMMIAGTVSAGLLTLILLRSRSVKNPLWASLAGVVAFFCNAVSGRVTFGLGTMFALGAVAVVFCWPYRWRFKRWAKALCAAPLAALATMASPVAGLFVGLVAVALFLQKRRPGAWALGIAPTVVVAVSAWLFPFSGTQPMIFGSVILPFLYGAIVYFVVPKGWKTVRLTAAVYALAVVLVWLISSQIGSNISRLPMLFAGTVLVAALPFTVPRSRKWYAIVVAIAGFGGWVGFKSVDDVLNTTPAASWARELAPLVNELQEVGAEKGRVEVVPARSHREASALAPYVNLARGWNRQADMERNPLFYDDTLNSANYHEWVKRWAVHFVVVSKDEPDGDGAKRERDLVQRGMPYLKQVWGDANWQLFQVTDPTPLAEPDAVVDRAEQGEMTLQVKKAGRILIRIPYSPWLSIVDADGKSLKPPQETEASKDRADGEPKTYDNVNGCLLETEEDAQGDKWTELIAPRAGTYRLAAPYQLPRGTPCPDELK
- a CDS encoding D-alanyl-D-alanine carboxypeptidase, which encodes MAGESPDRSKQRESSAEPTSGSAGPVPEARTEVRDPRLAVAREADGAGADSGGGAGGVDTATRVFSVRDVAKARESAARAEAATDATSAADTPEDASDATPKDAGSGDGSGGGGDARLRAAVAAWVRSGDGTPEKAGDVGEAGADGGARAECDGETGAEADGGAQAETDAEVEAGADGVAKAGTEAAGAGEAGADAAAGTKAVAETDADSAADAEDVAAEADGSRRAAEGPEGASTVAEEPETAPEEPETAAGEPETAAEAAEAATGDAERDTGEPEPTASKDPAVSKDPAVSKDPETPEEPEDAPHLSDEPAEPEDTPQPSDEPRDAERTAAPADEPRDARDTAEPADEPRDARGAAEPADAPRDGRGAAASADSPEAAEPADKPAPAAPKADPRAATGTAAAASTPATGTAGTATAPADDAPRAARGGSAPDGPSASGIAGRNATPADDAPQAARSGSAPGAGGRNATPTDAPQAARGQKAPQGPPAPGDESRTGGKSGGAEVSVDQPTTMLKLPRPAVDRATSKFVALKPDVTTAVPQVGPERTTQQPLPPKPPLDLLAELTNTPPPPETPLRTTVRRVKIWTPLVLLLAVVFAVVQSVRPLPTPTLQLTAEETYSFDGGKADVPWPAQGQAALEVQGIGSFGSSGEQKPVPIASVAKVMTAYLILRDHPLKGDAKGPMIKVDQAAEDQASAEGESTVKVKAGDEISEREALQGILIASANNVARLVARWDAGSEKAFVAKMNAAAKDLGMTNTTYTDPSGLHDTTVSTAVDQVKLAKTAMKEPAFRAVASMMEYYDYKGARQPNWNQLVGKNGVIGIKTGTTTSARGNLVFAATKEIGGETRTIFGAVLRQPEGGYDNTILQGALSAGDKLIQAAQDSLKSATILKKGDVVGYVDDGLGGKTPVVATKDVKAVGWSGLTVKLTFAADDVPHTAKAGTKVGSLTVGDASTGAVSVPVALQKDLVEPGFTDKLTRLG